A single Tenacibaculum sp. 190524A02b DNA region contains:
- a CDS encoding OmpA family protein has product MKKLILSGVLLAFGYSAFSQDLPTNAEPGKCYVRCKTPEVWKNEDVTIEVAPAYKRIVTHPAEYKTVTERVLVDEGSQKLVVVPATYKTEDFIVTTKEASKRIEKSLSKPSSTTERVVTKEASQRLEVIPAKYEMRDVVVTVKEATQRLEIVPARYEMQDVVVTVEEASQRLVKVPAKTSTVEETVVVKEASQRLEVIPAKYEMRDVVVTVKEASQRVEVIPARYEMRDVVVTVKDASQRLTTVPAVYDYETIAYQKRDYGSKLSIIPASFNQDSETIEVKAKSARWQMSEKAPDCESSDPNDCRYWCYKEVPAQFQTINKTVLNKDASVVSKPTCNESTSPTKCGQASYRKKVLKTPPSSRPVEIPAVTKTVKKRVMVTPPSTKVIDIPAVTKIIKKRVMTTPPSTRTIAIPEVTKTIKRTVVTPESTRVVEIPAKTKVIKKRVMVKPPTTRVIDIPAVTKIIKKRVMVTPPSTRTIEIPEVATTVKRAIPAETTTRVIDIPEVTTTMKRTVMATPPTTRLIKGDAVYKTIKKTVLVKDAWKEEVPVAAKYKTITKEVLVSKGGLTSWKEVECKLVENTPLPINWNLGSATLTSGAKRIIDARLLPILKDGVAVAIESHTDSRGNKTSNQNLSERRAQSVVNYLISKGINPSQLTANGYGENKLTNRCSDGVSCTEREHAANRRTTFRVINQK; this is encoded by the coding sequence ATGAAAAAACTAATACTATCTGGAGTTTTATTAGCCTTTGGATACAGTGCTTTTTCGCAAGATCTTCCAACAAACGCTGAACCGGGGAAATGTTACGTACGTTGTAAAACTCCTGAAGTTTGGAAAAATGAAGATGTTACTATTGAGGTAGCACCTGCGTACAAAAGAATTGTTACCCATCCTGCAGAATACAAAACAGTTACAGAGAGAGTTTTGGTTGACGAGGGGAGTCAAAAGTTAGTAGTAGTACCTGCTACCTACAAAACGGAAGACTTTATTGTTACTACCAAAGAAGCCTCTAAGCGTATTGAAAAGTCTTTATCAAAGCCTTCTTCAACTACCGAAAGAGTAGTTACTAAAGAAGCTTCACAACGTTTAGAAGTAATTCCTGCTAAATATGAAATGCGTGATGTAGTGGTTACTGTTAAAGAAGCTACACAACGCTTAGAAATTGTTCCTGCAAGATATGAAATGCAAGACGTGGTAGTTACTGTAGAAGAAGCTAGCCAACGTTTAGTAAAAGTACCTGCTAAAACTAGTACAGTAGAAGAAACTGTAGTAGTTAAAGAAGCATCACAACGTTTGGAAGTGATTCCTGCAAAATACGAAATGCGTGATGTAGTAGTTACCGTAAAAGAAGCTTCGCAAAGAGTGGAAGTGATTCCTGCGAGATATGAAATGCGAGATGTAGTAGTAACTGTTAAAGATGCATCGCAGCGTTTAACAACTGTTCCTGCTGTATATGACTATGAAACAATCGCATATCAAAAAAGAGATTATGGTTCTAAATTAAGCATCATTCCTGCTTCTTTTAACCAAGATAGTGAAACTATTGAGGTTAAAGCAAAATCTGCAAGATGGCAAATGAGTGAAAAAGCGCCAGATTGTGAATCTTCTGATCCTAATGATTGTCGTTACTGGTGTTATAAAGAAGTACCTGCGCAGTTCCAAACTATTAATAAGACGGTTTTAAATAAAGATGCTTCTGTGGTTTCTAAACCAACTTGTAATGAGAGTACTTCTCCTACAAAATGTGGACAGGCTTCTTATAGAAAGAAAGTGTTAAAAACTCCTCCTTCTTCTAGACCTGTTGAAATTCCTGCAGTAACTAAAACTGTTAAGAAAAGAGTAATGGTAACACCTCCTAGTACTAAAGTAATTGATATTCCTGCAGTAACTAAGATTATTAAGAAAAGGGTAATGACTACGCCTCCAAGCACAAGAACAATTGCCATTCCTGAGGTTACCAAAACTATTAAGAGAACAGTAGTTACTCCTGAAAGTACAAGAGTAGTTGAAATACCAGCAAAAACTAAGGTTATCAAGAAAAGAGTTATGGTGAAGCCACCAACTACTAGAGTTATTGATATTCCAGCGGTAACTAAAATTATTAAGAAAAGAGTAATGGTTACGCCTCCAAGTACAAGAACTATTGAAATTCCTGAAGTTGCAACTACAGTGAAGAGAGCAATTCCTGCTGAAACAACTACTAGAGTAATTGATATTCCTGAGGTTACTACTACCATGAAAAGAACAGTAATGGCTACGCCTCCAACTACAAGATTGATTAAAGGTGATGCTGTTTATAAAACTATTAAGAAAACTGTTTTAGTAAAAGATGCTTGGAAGGAAGAGGTTCCTGTAGCTGCTAAGTACAAGACAATTACTAAAGAGGTTTTAGTTTCTAAAGGTGGATTAACGTCTTGGAAAGAAGTTGAGTGTAAGTTAGTAGAAAATACACCATTACCTATCAACTGGAACTTAGGTAGTGCTACCTTAACTTCTGGAGCTAAGCGTATTATTGATGCTCGTTTATTACCAATATTAAAAGACGGTGTTGCTGTTGCTATTGAATCTCATACAGATTCTAGAGGTAATAAAACTAGCAACCAGAATTTATCAGAAAGAAGAGCACAATCAGTTGTTAATTATTTAATTTCTAAAGGAATTAACCCAAGTCAATTAACAGCTAATGGTTACGGTGAAAATAAATTAACAAACAGATGTTCTGACGGTGTTTCTTGTACAGAAAGAGAGCACGCTGCTAACCGTAGAACAACGTTTAGAGTTATTAACCAAAAGTAA
- a CDS encoding S1 RNA-binding domain-containing protein, translating into MLNNRTVENWEKLKIEIQIGDVLYGEVFRVEPYGVYVNINKDFYGIVLAPYIAEGNVKLADYPKIGEKLKVIVVHFSDFDGEFTYITLSMKDSDFLDAAKIIHKK; encoded by the coding sequence ATGTTGAATAATAGGACAGTAGAAAATTGGGAGAAATTAAAAATTGAAATTCAAATAGGTGATGTACTTTATGGTGAAGTTTTTAGAGTTGAGCCTTATGGTGTTTACGTTAATATAAATAAGGATTTTTATGGTATAGTTTTAGCTCCTTATATAGCGGAAGGAAACGTAAAATTGGCCGACTATCCTAAAATAGGTGAAAAATTAAAGGTCATAGTTGTACACTTCTCCGACTTTGATGGCGAATTTACCTATATAACTTTAAGTATGAAAGATTCTGATTTTCTTGATGCGGCTAAAATTATACATAAAAAGTAG
- a CDS encoding REP-associated tyrosine transposase: MSTKYKATDDQCYFITITTVGWIDIFTRLNQKELIIKSLEYCQKEKGLEIYAYCLMHSHLHMVCRAKEGFILSNIVRDFKKYTSKKIIKTIIEEPESRREWLLSYCKEACSHLKRKQQYKVWQDGYHAEVLYSNSFLKEKINYIHHNPVKEKIVEYPEDYIFSSARNYADLVSEIDIVVCMEVMM, translated from the coding sequence ATGTCTACAAAATATAAAGCAACAGACGATCAATGTTATTTTATAACTATAACAACAGTAGGTTGGATAGATATTTTTACTCGACTTAATCAGAAAGAATTAATTATAAAATCATTAGAATACTGTCAAAAAGAAAAAGGTTTAGAAATTTATGCATACTGTTTAATGCATAGTCATCTACATATGGTATGCAGAGCAAAAGAAGGATTTATATTATCTAATATTGTAAGAGACTTTAAAAAATATACCTCAAAGAAGATTATAAAAACTATTATAGAAGAGCCAGAAAGTAGAAGAGAATGGTTGCTTAGCTATTGTAAAGAGGCATGCAGTCATTTAAAAAGAAAGCAACAGTATAAAGTTTGGCAAGATGGCTATCATGCAGAAGTATTGTATTCAAATTCATTTTTAAAAGAAAAAATTAATTATATACATCACAATCCTGTAAAAGAAAAAATAGTAGAATATCCAGAAGATTATATATTTAGTTCAGCAAGAAATTATGCAGATTTAGTTAGTGAAATAGATATAGTTGTATGTATGGAAGTAATGATGTGA